Within the Hermetia illucens chromosome 6, iHerIll2.2.curated.20191125, whole genome shotgun sequence genome, the region AATCTTCAATCAATGACAAATTGTTGTAAGTAGAATACCATAACAAACCCATGAAAGTATCCTCAACAGGatgcctcaaaatatgaccttccTGAAGCAATGATGGTTGTGTTAAGGTCATCATAATAGTATCACTTGTACCCAAGGAAACTGCGAGCAGTTCCTTATGAACGAGCATTCCACACAGAGCTGATGGATTATCCCCGGTGAATCCAGTCACTTTGCAAGTATTTTTGAATCCATATCGTTGCACGAAGAATGAACAAACATTTCCGATAACTGAGCATGTTTTCACTGGTTCTCCTAAACGCCTTTCTAAATCCGGTGCACACGCATTCAGACACGCCTCTGACCATTTCTTCGAGCGAATATCCAATAAATTCATTCCAGAACCATCGGCCATGTCAATTGGTGCAACATGACCAATAAATATTGATGCCAAAAAGCTGCTCACCAACGAAATTCTAACAGTGTTCTCGTAGACATCGGGTTTTGTTTCGTAAATTTTTCGAATTTGAGGTCCTGTAAATCTTGGATAGCATTTTGAGCCGCTTATTTCCACCATTTTTTCACGACCACCAACAGCGTCTTCCATGTCAGCGCATTGTTTTTCTGTCGAGCCGTCCATCCAAATTGGCGTACGGTTCAGTGAAAATGCTGATTCGTTGAGTTGTACGTGGAGAAATTTATCAGCATCGAGTTGGTTGAGGGTATCGATTCCTTGTTGTGTCCAGTAGACCGAACCGTGTTGCTGGAGGTAGAGAGTTTCAGGATGTAagaaattttgcatatttttttgtGTTCATTTGAAAATACCTGCGCAGAGCCACTAAGGGCTACTACTGTACTGAGATTCGCTCCTTGGACAACAAGTCGATCGAGCACCATGTCTAAAGCCTTTACCCACATGATGGGGCGAACGTAAAATCTAGAAAAACATATAAATTAGATATGTGGGAACTAATCTAAACGTGTAATTAAAGATCTCAATGGAACTGCTTATTCTAATTCTGAAGAAACTAACTAAGAAAACTCTTACTCGTGTGTTTCATCACCAGCGTGAACGCCGCCAAAGGTTTGGAATTCGTAGAGATCCTTATCGAATTTCACTTCAGCATAGACCAACGTCTGTAAGTCCTTGCTAAGTTGGACAGCTTTAAGCTAAAAAACGGAAAGAACATGTAAAATACATTACTGACAATTCACGAGAGTCTTAATATATATTTCATTAGAAATAACGAAAATAGCTTTAGTAGACGTCGCTTATAGCTAACAAACCGCAGTTTCTTTTTCGGTTTTATTAAAGTATATTGTGCTGGGAACCGATTCTTACACATTATTGATAAAAACATTCATAAAATGCACGTCAAAGTATGCTAGAAGGAGGGAATGATTGAATGGTTACCACTTCGATGGGATATAATGCGTCAACtatacctacgcgccatcgctcgcagttacctgaaatgcgcttcagctccctccaagatttcccgagacgcctgtactgcgccaagtgcccttaggACGAACCAGTCGTCGGCAATTTTGAGGGAGTGGATTTCATGGTATAGTGTAGTCAGCAATGCAGTTGCCGCCTCTGCTTAATGTGTgagctatccactgccacttccgcctttcgaTCATATTTCGTACGGGTTCCAAGCTTGTGCGCCGAAGAAGGGTAGTTTTGTGGTGTTTATctccagtccaactctacttgcctctctttctaaatcatgatcaggtgagagagcaagcaggtgTCATCAACATAGCCCACTTGTTTCAGTGAAGATGTCATTGTTCATTGAACCccttcacgtcctccggacatgGCAGTATGAAgagcgtcaccgataacaagaagaaataatatcggtgacaggatgctaccctggcggactccactttggaccgCAAaaccctccgagattttacctcggtgctcTCTGGACGTGCTTCATGGCCCcgtaaagagcatttttgaccgCAGTttaatgctcattgatattttcaGGCAGGTTATTCAGTACATTTGCGGTCCGATCCGCAAAATAGTTCTCCTTTATCGagcgacaactggatcatacaagtggtCGACGTTGAACTTGAAGGGTCATAGCTCTCCAAACCTGGGAGAAGTGGCAGCCACAACaggcaagcgaacgtaagcgaccatcaaattgTGATCCGTTTCGGGGCTGAtgttagcgcctctcttgttgtactaaatctgctgctgatcgcgaagtgattAATTTGATTGCACGTacagtgtcggtcagttgaaatctaactGACCAGTGACGAAATAGTGAAAGTTGCAGacatccacgaacctcccaccattatcgttacggtcgccaaaaaaatgttttttatatatataattagaACAAAGAAAAATCAATATAAAATAGATAGGTCGCAAGAGTCGGCATAGGCTCTTTTCCAGCCTTACAAAGTTTTTCACGTCCGCTTCTCTTCGCC harbors:
- the LOC119659257 gene encoding xylulose kinase, giving the protein MPTEEETYLGFDLSTQKLKAVQLSKDLQTLVYAEVKFDKDLYEFQTFGGVHAGDETHEFYVRPIMWVKALDMVLDRLVVQGANLSTVVALSGSAQQHGSVYWTQQGIDTLNQLDADKFLHVQLNESAFSLNRTPIWMDGSTEKQCADMEDAVGGREKMVEISGSKCYPRFTGPQIRKIYETKPDVYENTVRISLVSSFLASIFIGHVAPIDMADGSGMNLLDIRSKKWSEACLNACAPDLERRLGEPVKTCSVIGNVCSFFVQRYGFKNTCKVTGFTGDNPSALCGMLVHKELLAVSLGTSDTIMMTLTQPSLLQEGHILRHPVEDTFMGLLCFRNGSLVRDVFKRADANNNWDCFSEMLDSTPRGNGGNMALHFHSVEIIPSVEGTLRWGPEHSLNCSDASVGLAKFNSPAVEIRALVEGQMLHRKAIAADMGFTFGENTKIVATGGASANKSILQVVADVFNAPVYIQKTTEAALLGSAYRAKFTLHITSTGVNPSEDYYEYIAQFLPHNLHRVCDPAKDSEDDYLPMLPRFRDMVKALQTRKKTMNVYGF